A genomic region of Zea mays cultivar B73 chromosome 6, Zm-B73-REFERENCE-NAM-5.0, whole genome shotgun sequence contains the following coding sequences:
- the LOC100281021 gene encoding thioredoxin H-type has product MSSLTTKVFGVPQPGWYRVYYIINNIQELVTALTQEHPVVLMFWADWNQPSKATYWDLAIAKKDEAVFCQLDFDKFKDVVEKFRVKALPTFLLIKEGEEQRRVVGAKVEELNMALSDIG; this is encoded by the exons ATGTCGTCGTTGACCACAAAAG TGTTTGGAGTGCCCCAGCCAGGGTGGTACAGGGTTTATTACATCATTAATAATATTCAAGAGTTAGTAACCGCTCTGACCCAAGAGCatccg GTGGTGCTGATGTTCTGGGCGGACTGGAACCAGCCAAGCAAGGCCACGTACTGGGATCTGGCCATCGCTAAAAAGGATGAGGCCGTATTCTGCCAGCTGGACTTTGATAAGTTTAAA GATGTCGTAGAGAAGTTCAGAGTGAAGGCTCTGCCGACGTTCCTCCTGATCAAGGAGGGCGAGGAGCAGCGCAGGGTCGTCGGTGCCAAGGTCGAGGAGCTCAACATGGCATTATCAGATATCGGATAA
- the LOC109940315 gene encoding uncharacterized protein — translation MLSREAIEYKHIVWQPCLAHTINLMLKDIGKWAHHEAMIQSAQRICSWMYNSSSLHSMMKKAIGGELVKWNATRFGTNYMFLESFMRRKDKFMVWFMSPEFRHSRYFLTEMGRYAFDNITNVEWWENMQYVLDEVEPLYVFLRFADQEKSPTLGEVLMQYTNTKHTYQSKFENDSARYKMIMDVIDARMNTVMTDTYVQPACALHPYVNYVMGTTSNLMTDLRKGVERMFDSNTAAMALQEYDFFKRKIGDFSSDLARRMAVDRGTSPSSWWSMFGSDTPTLQRVAKRLLSQCVSSSGCERNWSTFAFIHTKLRNKLGYLKLHELVFVNYNLRLRIQRATGTPEPSEFDPALAFMDLSLHRHNEAIRDWMERGRSNAPPTLDEDSPISDTPLPSMLFTSLVREQGGTEEVQEWADETIGDTHLGKRKTRLGPSDRKGKRVKITDQIEEEDEDEDSDDNTTDPSAGDDGSHGDAGLYGGGSGAGGSGMGGSGAGDWRSTGGSRFTHSTQDSYHDAPHSQRETISGRRRSVSFPVQDGIRSSSSSGSSNYPTGQDPGYNPYAWQWQPSQGTYGPPPPSGEAPPSIMYGYGNYGPPPPPYSNLSNMYPPGPQYGYGQVPAAPVCSFALWISIYLSFLFPH, via the coding sequence ATGCTGAGCAGAGAAGCCATAGAGTACAAGCATATAGTATGGCAGCCATGTTTAGCACATACCATTAATCTGATGCTAAAGGACATTGGGAAGTGGGCACATCATGAAGCGATGATTCAAAGCGCACAAAGGATCTGTAGTTGGATGTACAACTCATCAAGTTTACACAGTATGATGAAGAAAGCCATCGGAGGTGAGTTAGTGAAATGGAATGCTACCAGATTTGGCACTAACTACATGTTCTTGGAAAGTTTCATGAGAAGGAAGGATAAGTTCATGGTATGGTTTATGTCACCAGAATTCAGGCACTCACGTTACTTCCTaactgaaatgggaagatatGCTTTCGACAACATCACCAATGTTGAATGGTGGGAGAACATGCAATATGTTTTAGATGAAGTTGAACCTCTGTACGTGTTCCTAAGATTTGCTGATCAGGAGAAAAGTCCAACACTTGGTGAGGTGCTCATGCAATACACAAACACCAAACACACATATCAAAGTAAGTTTGAAAATGACAGCGCCCGCTACAAAATGATCATGGATGTGATTGATGCTagaatgaacactgtcatgacagACACATATGTGCAACCAGCTTGTGCCTTGCATCCATATGTGAACTATGTCATGGGGACGACGAGCAATCTCATGACAGATCTTCGTAAGGGTGTTGAAAGGATGTTTGATTCAAATACTGCTGCAATGGCACTCCAAGAGTATGACTTCTTCAAGAGGAAGATTGGAGACTTCTCGAGTGATCTTGCAAGGAGAATGGCCGTTGACCGCGGGACTTCTCCTTCAAGTTGGTGGTCCATGTTTGGATCAGATACGCCAACACTTCAACGTGTTGCTAAGCGGCTGCTATCACAGTGTGTCTCGTCGAGTGGGTGTGAGCGCAACTGGAGTACTTTCGCATTCATCCACACAAAGCTCCGCAACAAACTCGGCTACTTGAAATTGCATGAGCTTGTGTTTGTTAACTACAACCTTCGTCTTCGCATCCAACGAGCAACTGGTACACCAGAGCCTAGTGAGTTTGATCCTGCCTTGGCCTTCATGGATCTATCATTACATAGGCATAATGAAGCCATTAGAGATTGGATGGAAAGAGGAAGATCCAATGCACCTCCAACATTGGATGAAGACTCACCTATCAGTGACACTCCTCTTCCTAGCATGCTTTTTACATCGCTTGTACGTGAACAAGGAGGCACAGAGGAAGTGCAAGAATGGGCCGATGAAACAATTGGTGACACCCACCTTGGTAAGCGGAAGACAAGACTTGGTCCATCAGATAGGAAAGGAAAAAGGGTCAAAATCACCGATCAAATCGAAGAGGAAGACGAGGATGAAGACAGTGATGATAACACAACCGACCCTAGTGCTGGTGATGATGGCAGCCATGGTGATGCTGGATTATATGGTGGAGGGAGTGGTGCAGGAGGGAGTGGTATGGGAGGGAGTGGTGCAGGAGATTGGAGGTCCACTGGAGGAAGTCGGTTCACCCATTCCACACAAGATTCTTACCATGATGCACCTCATTCACAGCGGGAGACAATAAGTGGTCGACGTCGTTCGGTTTCATTTCCTGTCCAAGATGGAATCCGTAGCTCAAGTAGCTCTGGTTCTTCTAACTATCCGACTGGACAAGACCCAGGCTATAACCCTTATGCATGGCAATGGCAACCGAGTCAAGGAACCTATGGACCCCCTCCACCATCAGGCGAAGCACCACCATCGATCATGTATGGGTATGGAAACTAtggacctccaccaccaccatatTCAAATTTATCAAATATGTATCCACCAGGACCACAATATGGGTATGGACAAGTTCCTGCTGCACCGGTATGTTCTTTTGCTTTGTGGATAAGTATTTATTTGTCGTTCTTGTTTCCTCACTAA